The Fusobacterium periodonticum 1_1_41FAA genomic sequence TGATACTTTAAATTCAAATACAAAGGCTGGCTTTTTCTTATCAAGTGGTAAAAGTAAGATATCATATCTACCTTGTCCTCTTTCTCCATTTGATTTTACTTCGTACTTATCCCTTAACCAGATTAACATTCCCAATAAAAAAGTATGATATACACTTTCAGCTTTTAAATCGTGGAAACTTGTATTTATTAAAAATATTTCTTCTAACATTCTTCCAAATTCATCTATATTACCTTCTAGTAAAGTTCTCATTATAGGATTGAAATAATTTGAACCGATTAAATATTTATCTATAAAGCCCTTCTTAAAAAATGTTTGTATCTCATAGTTTGGTATAGTCAATAAATACTCATCATCTTCCAATTTTTGATTCAATTTTAGATAACCATTATAGACCATTAATTGCCATATCCCGTTATATCTTTCTAATTCTTCAAAAGTAAAAAATGGACTTATTTCTTTTTTTATCTCTTTTCCTTCAAATAGCTTTTCTAAACAGTTAAATACATCCATATTAGCAATACTTAAGTTCTCATAAATTAGGGCATTATCTGATGTATTTACCCAATAAGCTTGTAATTTACCATTTGATAAATAGTTTAGTATAGACCATGGATTGTATATTTCTTTTTCTCCAAACTTATAGCCGTCATACCATTTTTTAACTTCTTCTATTTGATAGTCCATTTCAAAATATTTTAAGGCTGCTTCCACTTCTTCTTCACTCAATCCAAAAAATGTTTCAAACTTATCTTTTAAAATATTATAAGTTATTACATTATTTAATCCAGAGAATATTCCTTCTTTTGCCACTTGAACTATACCTGTTAATACAGCTGTTTTTAAATATGGATTTGTTTTCAATGCTGTACTGAAGAAATCTCTAAAGAAATTTATTGAATCTTTATAGTAATTAAATGTATTTGCAACTATTAAAGGATTATCATATTCATCTATTAATAGTACAACTTCTTTTTGATAATATGTATGTAAATATTTTGTTAAATTTCTTAATGCCCTTCCATACTCAGCATCTTCTGTTTTCATTAGAATTTTATCATACTCTTCTTTTTCTATATCACTTAACTTTTCTTTAACATAACTATGTTCTTCATAAACTTCTCTCAAAAGTGCTTTTAATTCAAAAAAAGCATCTTCCCAAGTATTTTTCTTTAAATCTTTTAAGGAGATAAATATTACAGGATACTGTCCCTGCTCTTTAAAATATTCTGATTTCTCTATATATAAATCTTTAAATAATTTTCTATTTTCTTCTGCATTTTTTACATCAAAAAAATACTTTAATGTACTCATATTTAAAGTTTTTCCAAATCTTCTTGGTCTAGTAAACAATTTTGTTTGACTTCTATCTTTTAATAGCTCTTCTATCCAATTTGTTTTATCAAAATAGTAACAATCTTCTTTTATTATCTTTCTAAAATCATCTATTCCTAGACCTATTCCTTTTTTCATAGAAGCCCCCTTTCATTATTTTTTTCTTAATACATTCTATCATATTTATAAAATTTTAACAAAAAAAGAGAATCTTCTTAAGATTTCTCTCAAAAAAATTCTCCTAATCTCACTATTTATTTCCATACATTTCTTCATAGTATTTTTGATAATCTCCTGAAGCTACTTCATTAACCCATTCTTGATTTTCTAAATACCATTTAACAGTCTTTCTTATTCCTGTTTCAAAATCTGTTTCTGGATACCATCCTAAGTCTTTTGCTATCTTAGATGGATCTATTGCATATCTCATATCATGACCTAGTCTATCTTGTACATAAGTTATTAAATCATAGCTAATATTTGACAAATCAGTTTTTAAAACTTTTTTATATTCATCATTATTAGTAATTTCTTCTTTTAATATGTCTATTACTAATTTAACTATATTTATATTTTTTTCTTCGTTGAAACCACCTATATTATATACTTCTCCAACTTTAGCATTTCTTAATACTAAGTCTATTCCTTTACAGTGATCCTCAACATATAGCCAATCTCTTACATTATCTCCCTTTCCATATACTGGAAGCTTTTTGCCTTCTAAAATATTTTTTATCATTAAAGGTATTAGTTTTTCAGGGAAATGATAAGGTCCATAGTTATTTGAACATCTTGTTATATTTATTGGTAACTTGTATGTTTCTCCGTAAGCTATAACAATA encodes the following:
- a CDS encoding AAA family ATPase, with translation MKKGIGLGIDDFRKIIKEDCYYFDKTNWIEELLKDRSQTKLFTRPRRFGKTLNMSTLKYFFDVKNAEENRKLFKDLYIEKSEYFKEQGQYPVIFISLKDLKKNTWEDAFFELKALLREVYEEHSYVKEKLSDIEKEEYDKILMKTEDAEYGRALRNLTKYLHTYYQKEVVLLIDEYDNPLIVANTFNYYKDSINFFRDFFSTALKTNPYLKTAVLTGIVQVAKEGIFSGLNNVITYNILKDKFETFFGLSEEEVEAALKYFEMDYQIEEVKKWYDGYKFGEKEIYNPWSILNYLSNGKLQAYWVNTSDNALIYENLSIANMDVFNCLEKLFEGKEIKKEISPFFTFEELERYNGIWQLMVYNGYLKLNQKLEDDEYLLTIPNYEIQTFFKKGFIDKYLIGSNYFNPIMRTLLEGNIDEFGRMLEEIFLINTSFHDLKAESVYHTFLLGMLIWLRDKYEVKSNGERGQGRYDILLLPLDKKKPAFVFEFKVSKTIKGLESKAEEALNQIKEKQYDVGIKESGIDKIYRIGLAFKGKKVKIKYELT